Proteins encoded in a region of the Suricata suricatta isolate VVHF042 chromosome 10, meerkat_22Aug2017_6uvM2_HiC, whole genome shotgun sequence genome:
- the LOC115303729 gene encoding zinc finger and SCAN domain-containing protein 20-like: protein MAGSNSSAGIRWSRQETRTLLSILGEAEYIQRLQTVHHNADVYQAVSKRMQQEGFRRTERQCRSKFKVLKALYLKAYVAHATSVGDPPHCPFYDTLDQLLRNQIVTDSDNLMEDTAWAKHCDQNLVASDTPGDEGPSILRTKRTQAADHQPILKTVKESDEDCQLRISDQMRETSDLEDSWDESSGAGCSQGTPSYSSSHHLFRGAIAPCQSSPMTRLGVSGEPSPCSSTSRNTPGVASAPQPPVSSSTVPFVSGGDRLLTGEPPPRWARRRRRSVARTIAAELAENRRLARELSKREEEKLDRLIAIGEEASAQQDTANELRRDAVVAVRRLATAVEEATGAFQLGLEKLLQRLISNTKS, encoded by the exons ATGGCGGGTTCCAATAGCAGTGCGGGCATCCGGTGGTCCAGACAGGAGACGCGAACTCTTCTCTCCATACTAGGCGAGGCAGAGTATATTCAGCGTCTCCAGACTGTGCATCATAATGCAGATGTCTATCAGGCCGTGTCTAAGCGAATGCAGCAGGAAGGCTTCCGCCGCACCGAACGTCAGTGCCGCTCCAAGTTTAAAGTCCTGAAGGCGTTATATTTAAAGGCGTATGTTGCCCATGCCACGAGTGTGGGTGATCCACCGCACTGTCCATTTTATGATACATTGGATCAACTTCTCCGAAATCAGATAGTGACTGACTCAGACAACTTAATGGAGGACACTGCTTGGGCCAAGCACTGTGATCAGAATTTAGTGGCCTCTGACACCCCAGGGGACGAGGGACCCAGCATTCTCAGAACCAAAAGGACTCAGGCAGCAGATCATCAGCCTATCTTGAAAACAGTTAAGGAATCAGATGAGGATTGTCAACTGAGAATCAGTGACCAGATGCGAGAAACCAGTGACCTTGAGGACTCCTGGGATGAATCCTCGGGTGCAG gGTGCTCTCAAGGGACCCCCAGCTACAGCAGCTCCCACCACCTTTTCAGAGGTGCGATTGCTCCCTGTCAGAGCAGCCCCATGACCCGACTGGGTGTGTCCGGTGAGCCCAGTCCATGCAGCAGCACCAGCCGAAACACTCCTGGGGTGGCCTCCGCACCGCAGCCTCCGGTCTCCTCCTCCACAGTTCCTTTTGTTTCTGGTGGGGATAGGCTTTTGACTGGTGAGCCCCCTCCACGGTGGGCGAGGCGAAGAAGGCGGTCAGTGGCCAGGACTATTGCGGCCGAGTTGGCAGAAAACAGGAGGTTGGCTCGAGAACTTTCAAAGCGTGAGGAAGAGAAATTGGACAGGCTGATTGCTATTGGTGAGGAGGCCAGTGCTCAGCAAGACACTGCCAACGAGCTCCGCAGGGATGCCGTGGTGGCGGTCAGACGCTTGGCCACGGCGGTGGAAGAGGCCACCGGTGCTTTTCAGCTAGGGCTCGAAAAATTGCTTCAGAGGTTAATTTCAAATACCAAAAGTTAG